gtgcggttgcgatttgaatttttcataaatCGCGCAGTGCGGTGCAGTTTGcagttttgaattgttagtatgcggttcaaaccgcaccgcactgcacattataaaaatataaatttttatatttatttaggttcaATATGTGAATATCCAACAAAAAcctattaattattgtattgtccGTACCAcactattttttgcggtgcggtttttgctaTTTTTTAGTTTTGCAGGGTGCGGtttgaaaaattggaaaaatcacaTGTGCATGTgcaggttggtttgaaaaaatagttaaaaactgCACCACCCGAGCACCCCTAATTTTTacacttttaaatattttttttttgtatttttacgaaattttatataaaaaggtgctgcaacctaaattacaacaaaaattatatagaaATTGTTATTGTAATTAGTACTTgcaactatttaaaaaaaactaaaaccgtaatttttttttttaaaaaaaacacaatatataaactaattccacttaaaaaaaataaaaaattaattatgccTAAGAAACATCAAGCATCCCTCCCCCCAAAATCAATAAACGGAAACCAGTAACCAACCACCGTTACCATGACCAATATGGATAAAGCTATGGACGAAGGAGAGGAAGACCATGACTATCTCAATGGCAATGGCCACTCCCATCATCACAACTCCAACACCGCTTCCCAAATCCAACAACACTTCTCCCACCATCTCCAAGGCATCGCCCGCATCAACAACGGCAGCTTTGGTTGTTGCCCTCACTCCGTCTTGGCTGCCCACCACGAATGGCATCTTCGCTTCCTCCGCCAACCCGACAAGTTCTACTCCGACGTCCTCCCCGACGCCCTCCTCCACTCCCGCTCCCTCCTCAAGTCCCTCATCAACGCTGACTACCTCCATCAGGTCTCCCTCATCGACAACGCCACCACTGCTGCCGCTATCGTCCTCCGCCACATCTCCACCTCCCTCTCCCGCAATGACACCGTCGTCATGTTCAACTGCGCCTTCCAGGCTGTCAAGAAATCCATCCAAGCCTACGTCGCCACCGCCGGCGCCTCCGTCGTTGAGATCCCGCTTCCCTTTCCTGTTCGTTCCCCCCAAGAAATCGTTGCCCGGTTCAGGAAGGGTTTACAGAGAGGAAAAGCCAACGGTAGCAAGATTAGGTTAGCCATAATTGATCATATTACTTCCATGCCCTCTGTCCTTATTCCCGTTGGGGAATTAGTTCGCATATGCAGGGAGGAGGGTGTCGACCAGGTCTTTGTCGATGCAGCTCACGCCTTGGGTACTGTCCCCGTCGATGTAAAAGAGATTGGGGCCGATTTCTATGTGACAAACTTGCATAAATGGTTCTTTTGTCCACCTTCTGTTGCCGTGTTTTATAGCCGGAATGAGTTGCCCATTGAGACTTCTTGGATTGGGACTCGGGACTATAGCTCACAGCTCCTTGTGCCTTCGGTTATGGAGTTTGTGAGCACCTTCGAAGGTGGGTTAGAGGGGATTATGAAGAGGAACCATGAGAGGGTTGTTCAAATGGGACAGATGTTGATAGAGTCATGGGGCACCATTCTTGGCTCGCCGCCTCATATGTGTGCCAGTATGATTATGGTTGGCTTGCCTTCCCAATTGGGTATTTCCAGTGAGGACAATGCGTCGAAGTTGAGGTCGCATTTGCGGACCTGTTATGGTGTAGAAGTTCCTATTCATTACCAGGCTCCAGAAGATGATGCTGCAACTGAAACTAGGGATAATAAGAATGGGCTAATCAGTGGTTATGCTCGGATATCTCACCAAGTTTATAACACGGTTGAGGATTATCACAAGTTCAGAGACGCCATCAATCAACTTGTTCAGGACGGAAAAGTTTGCAAAATGCTATGATGGAAATggaatagaaaagaaaaggtaTGGTTGTTAGCCTTTCGTTCAACTTTGGAATTGCTTGTAGTTTGTGTTGCTAAGCTTAAGTAGTACAACGAGTAGCATATCCGTATGTGTTAGTAATGTAGTTGCCAAATTACCGTATGTGTTAGTAATGTGTTAGTAATGTAGTTGCCAAATTACCAATTGAatgttttatctatttttggaAGTTGTGAAGGGTACACATGAATTGACTATGGAACTCTTAAGGCGGCCTTCTAATTTGATATGAGATACTAACATGGCTTTAACTGGTGAGGGAGAGTAGAACCAGTAGTCTAATAAGAATTTAATGGTTGAAAAGATTGTACTATGGCTCAAATATGAAGACTAACTTAGAAGAAGGGAAGCTTCTTTTTAAGGTTTTGATTTCACAATCAAGtgaaccacttgaggctagctcaagtgaaAAGAAAATCACAATCAAGTGTCCTTTTGGGGCAGCATGCTAAGTTTGGTGTTCGTTTTGACACTCTTAGGCTAATCAAGAGCTCTGAGCTCGCTCTGACTAAAGTAGAAACTCACTCTTaacttcttttttgtttttcttttctttacaggCACAACCATTTGACAGAGTAGTTAAATGAAGGAAATCTACTTTGATTATGGTCATACTCTGCTGAAACGCTAAAGAAACCGATTTGTTTTTAAATTAGTTAACATCTGGAGAGAGAAACAAGTCAAATCGAGACCTTGATGTGTTCTGCTGTAGTTGGTTAtttatacaatttgtgtgaaGAGAATGAGTAGCTTATTACCATGGTCTCTAGTGGGAAATCCTTATGGGAAAAGAACGTGTCAACAAAAGTAGAGTAGGAGAGTAGGATAGGATGGTAGTAAGTTGATGTAATTGAAAGGCTTGATGGGCTGATAGTTGCTAGAAAAGCGTTGTTAAGTAtaaatttatgtgtatataattcaCATTCTGTAAATGTAATCAAGTGCTCCAATGCCAGCTTACTTTTAGCAGCTTAGTCACTTAGCACAAACTAAACTTCATTTTTGATACATGAGATTTGGAGAGTTACTACACGCATATTctcatatttttatgtaatgttCTTTTAAAAAGGCAATACTTTATGAGCAAACGCGGTAGTTTGCTACTACAAAATATGATATTCGAATTCAAGTCTCCTTGGTAAGTTTCAGACAAAGAGCAATGTAATATGGATAATTGGACATATTAGAGTAGTatcaatatttttttgattcaagcgtttatatattactcAATACATAACCTGCGACTCGAACCCAGGACTTCTAACACATCCTCCTATGGCCGCTTGAGGCTAGGAGtatcaatatttatatatgttaaaaaataatttatataattaacaattaataaataaaaattaaattgtataatttgttttataaaacaaaactaaaattaataaattaaaacattaatgtttgttttaaaagaaattaagctgaaagcttatatattataaataaaattatttttttataaagaaatatatacaatttagaaaaaaaaaaaaaaagaaattaatgtctaattttattaaaaaaaaaaacattaatactAAAGGGTGACTACTGAATGGTTACAATTTTATTGTAACTAtcatgtttatatttttttcttacctgtaatagcaggttactaataagtaaaatttcattttttaaaatcaattaattataattaattttttttaaaaaaaataattaattgaatattttgcaagacctctttttttttttttttgtttgacgTGGTGAACTGAGTCACACATGATTAACCACAATCGGCGGTGCAActtcctcgaaccaggatagcttaTTGTCTAACCGAAGGGCATGTTTTGTCAAACCATGAACTGCAAAAATCTTATCGCAAGCTACATGTGACAAAACTgccccggaaatttagacaataaagctataacgtcTTCAAATAGCATCCAATCTCATTGAAAAACACCACCCATTAATAATAGTTGTCACCAGAGCTAGCGAAACtgaaaaaatattacaacaccaaaccaaaaaatataattatattagaataacaatttataaaataacaattaaaatacaaacttaaaatttgacCCACAACCCATAACACTAactcaaaattactaaaaactaacaaaaattttaaagtataactagccaaaggtattatcctttggctagtaacaacCTACTAGCACCCTATTTGAgactactaaaaataaaaaacaattagattaaatttaaacttaaacTTATCGGTAAATTTTATGTAATTGTAGGCCCTCCACAAAACaacctacaaaataataaaaaataatactccATTACAACAcaatataatgaaaaatataaagtgAAAAGTGATGGTAAATCAAtcaatattaaagaaaaagacTTAAAAAGATTTGAAATACTTATCTGTTAAAAGTGAAAAGAATCGTCGAAGTAGAAATTATGAGCACAAAATAGATTAATTCTCTTACTCATTGACCATACCATAAAATACCCTAAACAAATAGGGACAAGTCATAATAAATGACACAAAAACCATAAAAGGCACAAAAACCGTAAAAAGCATCAAAACtatcaaaaaattatataaatatgatAATGATAAGTAgatgattattattgataataCATATTcattatgtaatatttattaatatttaaaagtcaATGatctaaatttataaatatatttaattaaatttattataaatgaatataaaaataaaaatattaaaagaatgacataaaattaattatgaataaataaattacttaaTAAATGGATTAGTCAATAAATTTAATAATGGTTAATCACTAatcattaaaatataaaagtaaaacaaaataaaataatcgtTAATTTAGATCTTAATATCCAAAAAAACCGTTAATTTAGATTTACTAGCTAATaataagggaaaaagaaaatatcaaataaatgctaattaaagaatataaaaatttaatataaaattaccaAAGATttaatgcatatataaacatttaataaaattaaaatagttaaaaattgtcataaaatatataaaaattaatgtgatttaaaaaatttaaatgtatgaAATAAATACCAAAATTAAATACAGAGATTTTACTCAACATAAATATGGCTAAATTACTTGACCATACACCGATGCAACTCTCAGCCGCCATCTTCGGTGCTACCACCATTTCTCAATCGGAAAACAAGCTCAGACAATTTTAAAAGTTACCAATCCGACACAAATCTCATCTCAAACGATTAAAGAGTGGTGGGATGCTATAGTTTCTCTTAGTTTGATCACCATTGATGTGATTAATATTTGGACTCCATATATAAacagaaaaaagagaaaagaagccTCAATAATCTCAATATATGAATAAACTATAAGCAGTATATATAAAGTCAAAAATATTAGAGAATGTTACGAAGCCTTATGCaataatattacatatataatacattatatatatgaatgcgTTGAAAATATAGATTGATCACATGAAAATATACTAAAGATGATCATAAGCATAATCGGGTTAAAGGCACAGAAAACATACCTAGCTCTCactagaaagaaagaaggcgGTAATTACCCAAAAGAAGGTCGGAGTAGCGATCTCTGCAAAGGGACCATTGGGCAGTGACCTCGGAGTCACTAATGGGCCAAGGCCACAAACCGGAGTCATCGGAGAAGAAGTTTGCGGAATAGGAGGAGGAAGCCTTAAGGAAGGACCAGAGAAATCGAGAGGAATACTtgcaagacctcttttagcaattaataattataaataattttttatataaatccttactataattattataacagttaaatcatttaattataatatttacaatgaaactttatttatttatttttttacaaaaattagacttctttttacacaaattaaaattctcttcttgtataataaatttttaaataatttattatttttaaataatattaaattattttttttataactagaaGAACTAAGTATGAGTTTTTCTATTTGAGTTTGAGGTTGCTTCTTTTTTCTAGGGGAGCTTGACTTTATTTCTTTACTCTGGTTTGATTTTTTGAGTAAATGACTCCTTATAAAAAAGATAGAGGAGTTTAgccatttttttagaaaatacattcaACCTAtttcacttttttaatttttaaatgtttaaataaaaaaaactaaataattaagtgtaataattttaaattaaaattataatggtGGAGAGAATTTCGGGTCAATCTGGTAGAGAGATAGCGAGATCAAAGGAAGCTAATGGGATTCCTATTTCTATGGAGGAAAAAATGCTAACATATAAAAATCAAGatctattaaataataatatcaatGAGGAGGCTTGTTTGTTGGTGGTTTATTCGAAAAGAAGAAGGACTGATTTGGAAGGTGATGATGGGCTCCACATTAGGGATGATGTAACAATGGGTCAAAAAATTTGGATTTGGTGAGTACCGATATCCAGGCCCACCGTtcattatgaaaattttatcTTGGAATTGCCACGGGCTTGAGAACCCATGGGCTTTACAATTCCTTAAGGATCTTGTGATCCAAAAGATACAGAGTATTGTGTTTCTCTGTGAGACTCTTTCTAGTCGTTCGCAGATGGAGAGAGTGCGGGTTATGTTGGGCTTTGAGGGAATGATGGCTGTGGATGTGGATGGTAGAAGTGGAGGTATTACTTTGTTATGGAAAGCTAAAGAAGAGGTGTATTTGCTTGGTTTTTCGAATGCCTATATTGATGTGCGAGTTTCTATTGAAGGGATGAATGAGTAGCGGTTTTTGGTATGTATGGCGAACCGAACAAAAGTTTCTGTTCTTCTACTTGGAATCTCTTGCGTACCCTGGCTGCTAACTCTACTTTGCCATGGTGTGTGATGGGTGATCTAAATAATGTTCTCTCACATGATGATAAAAAAGGGGGTAATAGATATCATGAATTTTTAATTCAAGGTTTTCAGCAAGCTTTGGCAGATAGTGGTCTTCAAGATATGGAGTTATGTGGCTATCCTTTTACCTGGGAGCGAGGAAGGGGTATCATTCATTGGATTGAAGTCCGATTGGATAGGGGGTTAGCTAATCCAGCTTGGTTGAATATGTTCTCATCTGCTAAACTTCACAATCTTGAAATATCTACTTCGGATCATGCCCTGATTCTTATGGAGCTGGTTCCTATTGTTGGCTACCATTTTTCTAAACGGTATCGGTTTGAGAATGCGTGGTTAAGGGAGCCTCTTTGCTTTCAACTTATTAAGGACAGTTGGGAGCTTTGTGGGAATGATGAGGTTACGAATAAAGTGAGTTTTTGTGGACAATAGTTACGTGTGTGGGGAAAGGAGTTCACGAGCAACTTCAAAGATAGAATTAAAAAGTGTCGAGATGAGGTGCAAAGATGGAAGTTGGGTCGAGATGATGTCTCAGTTGCAAATTATAAACAAGCGAAGAAGAACTTATCCGAAGCTTATATTCAACGGGAGGTATTTTGGCGTCGAAGATCAAAGCAATTATGGTTGCAAGAAGGGGACAATAATAGCAAGTTTTTTCATGCTTCAACTACTAATAGAAGACGAAATAATTTTGTTACAAAGCTTAAGGATCAATCTGGTGTTTGGCTGGATTGGAATAGTGGCCTAGATTTGCTTATGGTTAATTATTTCAAtgaccttttttatttttctcaaaccGATTGGAGAGAGGTTACTAGCAGTGTGCAAAACCGTGTTTCTTTTGAACAAAATGCTGATCTGCTGCTGCCAATTTTAGAGGAGGAAGTTCGCAAAGCATTGTTTCAAATGCATTTGGACAAATCTCCAAGACTCGATGGAATGACCCCAGGATTTTTTTAGAAGAGTTGGCCGATTGTTAAAGGTGATATTATCCATATGGTAAGGCAGTTTTTTCACCATGGGTTATTTCCTTCAGatctaaataaaactattttgGTTTTAATCCCTAAGAAGAAGCATCCTATAGATATGGGGGATTTGATACCCATTGCTTTATGCAATGTTATATAAGATTGTGTCCAAGGTGGTGGCTAATAGACTTAAGAACGTTATGCCAACTATCATATCCAACACTCAAAGTGTGTTCTTATAAGGTCGTTTAATTTCAGATAATATTATGATTGCTTATGAGATTATGCATCATTCGAAAAGAAAACGAAAATGGGGGATGGTTATATGGCTCTCAAGCTTAACATTAGCAAAGCCTATGATAAACTTGAGTGGGGTTATCTCCATGCTATGATGGACAGGATGGGCTTTGATGGGCGATGGAT
Above is a genomic segment from Cannabis sativa cultivar Pink pepper isolate KNU-18-1 unplaced genomic scaffold, ASM2916894v1 Contig3, whole genome shotgun sequence containing:
- the LOC115713573 gene encoding L-cysteine desulfhydrase, whose translation is MTNMDKAMDEGEEDHDYLNGNGHSHHHNSNTASQIQQHFSHHLQGIARINNGSFGCCPHSVLAAHHEWHLRFLRQPDKFYSDVLPDALLHSRSLLKSLINADYLHQVSLIDNATTAAAIVLRHISTSLSRNDTVVMFNCAFQAVKKSIQAYVATAGASVVEIPLPFPVRSPQEIVARFRKGLQRGKANGSKIRLAIIDHITSMPSVLIPVGELVRICREEGVDQVFVDAAHALGTVPVDVKEIGADFYVTNLHKWFFCPPSVAVFYSRNELPIETSWIGTRDYSSQLLVPSVMEFVSTFEGGLEGIMKRNHERVVQMGQMLIESWGTILGSPPHMCASMIMVGLPSQLGISSEDNASKLRSHLRTCYGVEVPIHYQAPEDDAATETRDNKNGLISGYARISHQVYNTVEDYHKFRDAINQLVQDGKVCKML